Genomic window (Alphaproteobacteria bacterium 33-17):
CTTCACGCCATGATTCAAGCATGTTGTTTAGATCTTTTAGAATTTCTTCGCATTGCTTTACATCGGGCGTGTGATGAACAGACATCATTTTGATGTAAACGTGGTTATAATAACTTTCTAATGCCTGGGCTATATCTTTAGCATTTTTGTGATCAAGAGCCTCTTTCAATCCAAGTACTATTCCTGTAGCTTTTTCAAGTACGTTAAATCTGTTTTCCACATCATTATTTTGAATACAATCTATCACTTTATTCATGTGCTTTATAGCACCTTTATATAGCATTATAACCTGCTGAATATTTCCAGATGGAATTTGATTTAAATATCTAGAATATCCTTTGTTTACAATACTCATCTGTTTTTACCTATTTTATTTATTATTAGAAGCGTTGGTTTGAGCCTGCAAGAACATTATTGTACTGTTAAAACTAGATATCATTTGTTCAACTCTACCAAACTGACTTTTTAATTTCTCAACATAATCATCGAGGTCAGATTTTTTCTTTTTAACTTCTTCAGCATATTTAGTATTAATGTCATTAATAGATTTAATGGCAAGCTCAATATCACCACCTGGTTTAGATATATCTTTTAAGTAATTATAAAGTTTATCCGCAATACCCTGAGTCAGTGTTACGCTTACATTATCAGTACCGTCACCAACGTAAATCATGCTAAGACCATCTAGCACAGTATTTTTTTGTCCTGTAATAGCTCCGCTAGTAGTTGTCCCGTCATAATCAGCGTTAATAGTAACATTGGTTACTCCGTTGTGATATGTAACTCTTACCTGATCTCCGGCTGCTCTGCTCGTATCAATATCAAGGCTAAATGCTGTAGTATTAAGCGCGTTAGTTCTACCAGTATTTGCAATTGTTTTTGAGCTGCTTCTAAAATCAAATTCAAATACCCTTCTCACGTTTTCATACTGTGTTGCCAGGACATTATCTAAAATTGCATCATCTATCCTTAGTATATTATTAGTATGTGGGTTTTCATCATCACCCTCATATTCTATAAATGCAAGACCGACTTCACCAATTGTAATAAAGCTACTAGTTATACCTTTTACATATGAAGACATTTCAGTCATGATTTTACTACTAATTAATCGTAATGTACTATCGTTGCCAAGTACAGCTGACTCTTTATATTTAAAGTCCTCATCAAGCTCTTGTTGCTTTGAAACAAATAACGCAACATCGTTATATGCACCTACGAAATTCTTTATAGCAAGTTTTGTAGCTTCAACATCATTATTAATACTTAAGTATCCATACTTACCCGCATCAGTTGGTTGCTTTAGGGTAAAAGTTACATTTTGAATCACATCACTAATAATATTAGATGATCTTGTAATAGGAATTCCGTTTAAGTTAAATGTTGCATCTGCTGGAGTTTGCAAGTTAGAGAAAGTCACGTCACTTACAACATTACTAGCGTCTGTAATATTTATACTATTTGCAATACCAGTATTATTTGACCTTAATACTAAACGATAATCTGTAGCACTTACTTGAACAATACTTGCTGTAACCCCACTTGAACTGCTAACTGCATTTATAGCAGACTTTATTTCAATTAGGCTATCACCTGCTTTTAGGGCAACATCGATACCATTAATCTGAAATATGCCTTCAGAAAACAGCCCAGAAGTTATTCCACCAGCTGCTTCGGTAACAGAGGTGGTTTGACTGGTAAAAGTTTGACTTTGGCGAGCATGAGCCTTTGCTATGCTTATAACCTGAAGGCTATAATTTGCAAGATCAGATCCTTTATCGGCAAATACATCTATATAATTATCAATAGGTTGGCTACAATCTGTAGTCATTACAACTTTTCTGCCATTAAAACTATTTAAAGTCTTATCCATACTTGGCACATTTCTTAGAAAATTAGCAGCTTCCTGAAATATTTCTACTTTTTCTTTAAAATCGTGAAAAGCCTTATTTTTTTTATCGTTAATACTGATTGTATCTTCAAGCTGTTTAATAGGTATTTCTTTTGCTGCTTTAAGTCCGTCAATGATTGCTTTTGTATCAAAACCAGATGCTATACCGCTTATTACGGTTTGACCACCAATATCATTTACATTTCCAAAATTGACTTTAGACACAGGCAATACCAGCTAACTATAATTTATATTAAAATATTAGCATATTTTTCTTGTTATTCAAAGACATTAAATAAAAAAAGGGGATTTGAACCCCCTTTTTTTGCTTTACTTATCACCCCAGTTTAGGTTACCAGAGCCAAACCAGCACGGGTCACCCCAATCCCAGAGGTTTTGGTACAGATCACTGTTGAAGGTCCAGTGATTACCTGGGCATGTATCTTTTGTACCATGGTTTGTTGACCACCAGTACCTTGTATCATATAAATAATATGTCTCCAAAGTACGTTGACGATCAAGGAAGAAGTTATTGGTTACTTGTCTGCTATGACCTCCAGAATTATACCATATAGGTGCATTCATTTGTTGTCCTGCTACACCTGAATAGTTTCTCCATCCAAATTGATTAATAAATGGGGGACCAAATCTACTATCAATTACTCTTGAGCCTCCTCCATACGAAGGATTGTATGTATCCCACTGAATAATATTTGCTTCATGCAATATGAAAGTTAAACCAGTTTCGCCTAAAATAATTGAAGGTGTATTTCCACCCAGGAAAGTAGTAAAATTACTACCTATACCATTTAACCATACATCTGATGTACTTGTATGCACCAATTTACGGCTTCCATTTTGTGGATGAAAATACATTGTCCAGTCATTTCCACCAAAGTTTTGGTCACTTGATGCCATAAATTTTACTGGTGATTTCTCAAAATATATAGGTGCATATCTTCCACATTGCGGCCATATTGCAGCACATGAAGAAACGCATCCTACGTCTTCTCTACCACCAGAATTTCCCCAACCATCATCCCATTTACAGTCACTAAATCTTCTATTTGCAGGCGACTCCCATTCCCAGTCTTTGTTATAGGATATTTCATCTAAAGTAGTATCCATCATCGCCAAAAAGGCAGGAGTATTTGCACTAAATTTCTTGAAATTAGTACGATTATCCGCGGTATATGAGAATGCAAAATTTGAATCGTATCCCCATGCCCATCTTGGTTTACCTGCATACCTAAATACAGGAACCCATTGTGAACCACCCCCATTCCTATGTATTGTCAGGAAAGCCTTAACATTAGAATGGTTTATACCAAGTAAGTTTCTTCCATCCCAGTCAGGCGGTGCATTTACAAAAGAGAACAATCCTAAAACTGCAAATCTACCGCCCAGATCATTGCTAAATGCGGTATCATATGATACCCTACCTGGAATTTCCACACCACCACCATCTGCAGTTCGGTAGCGAGCATCTACCCCTGATAAGTCTATATGTTTATTACCCCATGAGTGATCTATAAGCGTAAGAACTCTGTCACCATCAGCTGGATATAATGAAGAGCTAGAAACAGCTAATGGATTGGCCCCTGAGTATACGGCTTCATAAACCCCATATCTACCCCATGCAGCTGGCATAAAGTTTGCGGTAAACGCACTGTATTGCGCTCCATGCCATAATTCTTGATATGGCCTTGATGTACTGGAAAAGTTCGTACATACCCCGTTGTTAGAATAAGTGTATGTGCCGTAGGCAGATCCGCTATTATAACTACATCCTATTGTTATTTGCCTATTGGTAAATAAAGTATTGGTAGAGTCAAAACAAGGTGTATAAGATGGTATAGTTCTTGGAGTACCATTTGATGTTTGATAAAAAGTTGCAATAGGTATTTCCCCTAAAGCTTTACCAAATGCTCCAGCAGGAATTGTAATAATATCATCTTCAACTATTTGAGGTAATCTCATGGATCTACTAACATTTGTTGGAACAGCAGGGTTATAGCAACGTTGTTTACAACCAGGACCCGAGACTGACCCCCACCCAGTTGCTTCACCAGTAATGGAATCTCTGTTACAAGTCCTGGTAGTTGTTGACACAACACTTCTTGCACCATTACCACTGGAAGGATTACACATTGAATTAGTTGCAGTAACGGTTACACCAGCATCTGTAGCAGGCCAGTTTACAAGTGACACACTTGAAGCAGCACACTGATCATTCTCAACTTCAATTGTCACTCCTGTAAATACTTTGTTTGTATCATAAGACGCACCAGAAAATGCTCCCATTAGTAATTTTAAAGTATTTGTTGTTGGCGAAGTTGTAACCTCATAAGCCTGATAATCTCTCATAGTGCCTGGCTCAGGACTTTCAGCAGTTGGGTTCTGAAAGTTACAAATTGTGTTATACGTCGTATTAACGAAAGGAGATACAGTAGTTCTAATTGTATTACTGGTACTAACATTTACTAGATTAACTATAAACATATGATATTGACCAGGCTGCGAAGGAGCTCTAAACCTTAGTTTCCAATGTGTGTTAGGAAGCTGCGGATTCTTTTTGCCACCTGCATCTGTTGCAAAACGCGTATCAACATCAAGATCTTTAATACATTTTAAAATTGCCCTACCGTTATTAGTGTTATGGTTTGTTGGTATAAAACCAATTATAAAACCATTAGAAGCATTGTTTTCTTTCCAAAAAACTTCCCCGTTGAGCTGTATATCCTGTCCTGTATATAGAAGAGGGCTAGAGCCGCTAGTTTGTTTAGTTGCACTTGATCTCCAGTTTAAATTCGTAGTAGCACCAGGATGTACATAAAAATTCATTACATTTGTGCTTCCTAGGGTTCCCAGGAATTCACGTAAATTAAAATGCACTACAGGCGCAGCATTTGAATTAAAAATAATGATGAATAAAAGGATAGTGGTTTGCAATATAAACTTAAACATTTGAAATCCTTATACAACGGTTTTGATAATATTATAAAAAAATCTTAACATACATTTTTTTTAAATAAAAACCTTTTTATTTATTCAGCGTTATGTTTTTAACAATACTATAAAATACAGGCAATTTAAGCTTTCAAAACTGCAAGGCTTATTTTCTTCCCCAATTCATTTGATCAACACCGTATCTACATGGATCATCCCAATAAAAGTAATCAGGCCATAGATCATTACTAAAAACGTGATGATATCCTGGACACCTATCTGTTACACCATGAAGCCTTGCCCAGCCATTACGAACATTGTATTGATAGTATGTTTCTAATGAACGCTGACGATCAAGGAAAAAGTTATTTGTAGCTGAGCGCCCTGCCACAATGCCTGTTAATGCCTCATTGCCACGCCATCCATAACTATTATTAAAGGGTGCAGATGATCTTGAATTTATTACTCTTCCACCGTCCTTACCATCGTAAACATCCCACTGAATAATATTCATTTCATGTAATATGAACGTTATTTGATCAGATCCTATTAATATTGAAGGACTATTACTTTTCCATCTGTATTCATTATATTTCCCTAACCCATTGGTTTCAGGTGGATCACCACGTCTGTGATTTAATAATCTACTATTACTTTGTGGATGAAAATACATTTTCCAATCATTTCCTGTATATTCCCCATCATCACCACTAATCATGAATTTAACGGGAGATTTCTCAAAATAGATCGGTCCATATCTGGTACCAGTAAAGTAATTTTGGCAACTATCCATTGTATCCTTAAAAACATTAACCTGAGCGCATGGAGAATAGGTATTATCATTATTGGTACTTTTAGTCCAACCATCTCCCCATTTACAATCGCTAAATCTTTTACAAATGTTTCTGTCTCTTGCATCATTTTCCCAATCAATATTGTAAGATATCTGATCTAAAGTAGTGTCTGCCATACTAACATAAGTTGGTCTATTATAATGCAGTAGTTTTACACCTGGTCTATCGATAGCCCTAAATGAAAATGCAAAATCAGGATCATTCCCCCATCCCCATCTAGCGGAACCATTATACATAAACACAGGAGTCCAGGCATTACCAAATTTTTTTGCTGTTATGAAGGCTCTAGCTTCGTGAGCATTTATTGCAATCATATTATTTGCGTTAGAATCATTGTGATTAACTAAAGAAACCATCCCCATTAATGCAAAACGCCCACCCATTGCATTAGAAAATTCAGGGTAATATCTGGCTTCACCAGTAATCTCAAGACCGCCGCCCTTTGAACTGCGGTAAATTGCTCTAACATTTGATAAATCAATATGTTTTCCACCCCATGACTGGTCTATTAAAGTAAGCACTCTATCACCATCGTTTGGCAACATATCTGAACTTGGCTGTGATAAGGGATTATAACCACTATAAACTGCCTCAAATTGACCAAATCTTCCAAATGTATTTTCCATTTTATCATTCAGCGAGTGATATTTATTGTTGTCACGAAGCTCAGAATACACATTTAAATTTGTGTTTCTTAGATCAACGCATACACCATCTGAATCAAAGCTATACTCTCCAATATAATTATTGGGGTTATATTCGCATTTAATTTTAACTGACTTATTTGACATTAATACGTGATTTTCACTATAACAAGGCGTAAAGCTTCCTATGTTTCTGCCCAGATCTGTAGTTGTGTAAGTTGTTACAGGTATCTGACCAAATGCCTTACCTGCAGAACCTGCATGTACAGTTAAAGTTTCATCTTCATATAAAGACGGTAAGTACATTGTTTTACTACCATCAAAACCTCTATTTTTGTTGCTTCCACACCTTTGTAAACATCCTGGACCACTTACAGGCGACCAGCCTTGAGATCTTCCTGTAATTTGATCTTTTATACATTGTCTATATGTTGTACCTACAACTTCTCTGTTACCATTACCACCATTGGGATCGCACATTGTATTAGCAGCGGTAATTGTAACACCAACATCTGTTTTAGGCCACTTAACATTAGAAGCTATATCTGTATCACACTGATCATTTATAACTTTAATAATTCTTTCTTCAAAAACTTTACTTTTATTGTATGAGTATGTACTTCCTGATCTGTTAACCAATTTAAATGTATTAGTTAAACGATTAATAGATGTCTCGTAGCCTTCTAAATCTATATCATCAAGTGCAACCTCAACGCCTTCGCTTCGCTGATTATCGCATATCTCTTGCAAAGAGTATGACTTGTTAGTATTTTTTACAATATCACTAGTGTTTTGAAATCTTGTACTTGAGGCGTTTATTGCATTTGTGACAAACATATAATATTCACCTGCTTCCGATGGCGCTCTGAATCTTAAGTCTTTATGAGTATTTGGTAGATACGGATCCTGATTATTATATAAATTTTTGCTACCTAGTTTTCTGATACATTTAAAAGTTATTTTACTCTTAGAGCCATCTTTATAAGCTACTGGCAAAAAACCAATAACAAATCCATATGAGTCATCATTTTTCTTCCAAAATATGTCACCATTTAACTGAATCGACTGACCAGTGTACAACAATGGTTTATTGCCTGATTCCATTTGAGTTCTGGCATTTTCCTTCCATTTTTTATTCTTAATATTACTCGGTTCTTCGTAAAATTTTATTATATTATCATTATTATTGCACTGACCAGCTTCTTTTGCACCAGGGCAACGCGTCATTAAAAAATCTTTTAAATTAAAATGTAATCTTTTCTGCCCTGCTTCTGCATTTATAAAGTTTATACAAATTAGCAATAGGGTAGCAAAGATTATACGCATTTCAAAAGCTCATATATTACATATTAAAGATTCTACCTAGCTCATTCTAATACGAACTCTGCAAAGTGGAGCAGTATTTACGTTATTATACTGATCCGGAGTCGGCGTACTATTAACACAGAATGCAGCCGAAGCACCACCTGCGCCGCTTGTTGCAGCACCGTTAGGCGTAGTATTTCCTGTTGCAGTTACAACCCCAGTTGTAGGCATCCCATCGTCAAGCTTAGAGTCGATACCAAAAGCATCAGCTGGAGCCAGTCCATCAAATAATGTGTAAGCACCCGCAGTAATACCTGTAATACCAGTGATCTCATAATAGTTTAAACCTGAAGCAGCATAAACTATGAAAAAGTTACCCTTACCTAGTTTTGCTGGTAAAAAGTATTGCTCAAGTGGTGTTGAACCAAGTGTAATTGCAGTTGCAGGAGCAGTATAGGCACTTGTATTACCTTCGATTAATCCTGCAGAAAAAAGATCCGTCCAGAAGAGAGCTGTTTCACCTGAAGCAGCTGTTGCACCTGCGCCACCAATTGATTCTATAAGACCATTACCATCACCCACACCTGCAGCACCTGAACGTGAAGTTAGACCAAATGAAGATGCCGTACTTGAATTTAAATCGCCTGGAAGACCATTATATTTAATACGGAAAGCCGCAACAGACGCATTAAGGTTAGAGATTTGTCTTATTGTAGCACTGATCTCAGCAGATCTAATTAAGTTTTGACCAACTAACACACCACCAATAATAAGACCAATAATTATAAGTACTATTGATAACTCTACTAGTGTAAAACCTTTTTTATTATACATAACTTCGACCTGATTTTATTAAATATATAATAAAAGTGTATATTTATTAATCTTTGGTGTCAAATCAAAAGCTACGTAATTTTAAAGTTTTTCACCATTTGCAAATAATGTTTACCTTTATTTTGTTGGATTAAGCGATCCATCCTTGTAACATGATGCATCAAATTGCATCTGATAAAGGAAAGCTTTTATGTCTGGAATTTCTTTAAATTCATCCCTAAGCTTATCAACATTATCACCCATATTATTACAAACATTATTTATGTATTGAACTTTAGCTTCGATTCCATCTATTTTTTGTTGCATTTGTTTTTTCTGCTCAAAATATTCTTTTACTTCATCATGTTTATCCTTGAATTTTTTCTCAATCTTACACATTACAGCAGAACTTATAGGTGACCACACTATAGAGGTTATTAGTGTATTCAAATAAAAGTTTGATATATACTTACCAATAATTCTTGATACAAAAGCCTGAGCTGTAATACACATCAGACCATTTAAAGCACCTACAAAATAGGAGAGTTTTCGAGAGGAAGCATCATGAACGTTATTACCAAATATCATTTCTTGATTCGGACATTTATCATATCCTTGCATTAATGCACTAAATGCCAACACCAGAGCTTTACTTCCTTTTGAATAATGATGAATCATGGATAGAACTATATTATCCAGAAAATAATAAGAATGCCATTC
Coding sequences:
- a CDS encoding flagellar export chaperone FliS, which produces MSIVNKGYSRYLNQIPSGNIQQVIMLYKGAIKHMNKVIDCIQNNDVENRFNVLEKATGIVLGLKEALDHKNAKDIAQALESYYNHVYIKMMSVHHTPDVKQCEEILKDLNNMLESWREVEKTIDKDIKKD